Proteins from a genomic interval of Fusobacterium sp. DD2:
- the map gene encoding type I methionyl aminopeptidase: protein MALIKTLEDIKEIKKANQVIARLYNDILPKYIKPGISTLEIDKIVDDYIRSQGAIPGCIGVPGLYGPFPCATCISVNDEVVHGIPTDRVLKDGDIVSVDTVSVLNGYYGDSAITYPVGNIDEEAKRLLEVTERSRAIGIENAVAGNRLGDIGHAIQQYVEKNGFSVVRDYAGHGVGHEMHEDPIVANYGRKGRGYKIENGMVLAIEPMVNEGTYKLNMLDDGWTVVTKDGKRSAHFEHSIAIVDGKPIILSELD from the coding sequence ATGGCATTAATAAAAACATTAGAGGATATAAAAGAGATAAAAAAGGCTAATCAGGTAATTGCGAGATTATATAATGATATACTACCTAAATATATAAAACCTGGAATTTCTACATTAGAAATAGATAAAATCGTTGATGACTATATCAGAAGTCAAGGAGCTATACCAGGATGTATAGGCGTTCCAGGACTATATGGACCTTTTCCTTGTGCAACTTGCATATCTGTAAATGACGAAGTTGTTCATGGAATCCCTACTGACAGAGTTCTAAAAGATGGAGATATAGTAAGTGTTGATACTGTATCTGTATTAAATGGATATTATGGTGACTCTGCAATAACATACCCAGTTGGTAATATTGATGAAGAAGCTAAAAGACTTTTGGAAGTTACTGAAAGATCAAGAGCAATTGGTATTGAAAATGCAGTAGCAGGAAACAGACTTGGTGACATTGGTCATGCTATCCAACAATATGTTGAAAAGAATGGTTTTTCTGTAGTTAGAGATTATGCAGGGCATGGAGTTGGACACGAAATGCACGAAGATCCAATAGTTGCAAACTATGGAAGAAAAGGTAGAGGTTATAAGATTGAAAACGGAATGGTTTTGGCAATAGAACCAATGGTAAATGAAGGAACTTATAAACTTAATATGCTAGATGACGGTTGGACAGTTGTGACTAAAGATGGAAAAAGATCAGCACACTTTGAGCACTCAATTGCAATTGTTGATGGAAAACCTATTATATTAAGTGAATTAGATTAA
- a CDS encoding adenylate kinase, with translation MNIMLFGAPGAGKGTQAKFLIEKYGIPQISTGDILRAAIKAGTPMGMEAKKFMDEGKLVPDSTIIGIIKDRLSEEDCKKGFILDGFPRTIAQAEALEVLMKEMGIKLDKVISLNVPDELIVGRVTGRKVCPVCGASFHVKFNPPKVEGKCDYCGADLITRKDDNAETVTKRLAEYHSQTAPLFDFYKTRDLLVDIDGTKEVKAITAEIFAILD, from the coding sequence ATGAACATTATGTTATTTGGTGCCCCAGGTGCCGGAAAAGGAACTCAAGCTAAATTCCTTATTGAAAAATATGGTATACCTCAAATTTCTACTGGAGATATTTTAAGAGCTGCTATAAAAGCTGGAACTCCAATGGGAATGGAAGCTAAGAAATTTATGGATGAAGGAAAATTAGTTCCAGATTCAACAATTATTGGAATAATAAAAGATAGATTATCAGAAGAAGATTGTAAAAAAGGATTTATCCTTGATGGATTCCCAAGAACTATAGCTCAAGCTGAAGCTTTAGAAGTATTAATGAAAGAGATGGGAATAAAACTTGATAAAGTTATTTCATTAAATGTACCTGATGAATTAATCGTAGGAAGAGTAACTGGAAGAAAAGTATGCCCAGTATGTGGAGCATCATTCCATGTAAAATTCAATCCACCAAAAGTAGAAGGAAAATGCGACTACTGTGGTGCTGACTTAATCACAAGAAAAGACGACAATGCAGAAACAGTAACTAAAAGATTAGCTGAATATCACTCTCAGACAGCTCCATTATTTGATTTCTACAAAACAAGAGATCTACTAGTTGATATTGATGGAACTAAAGAAGTTAAAGCAATAACTGCTGAGATATTTGCTATTCTTGACTAA